One region of Miscanthus floridulus cultivar M001 chromosome 19, ASM1932011v1, whole genome shotgun sequence genomic DNA includes:
- the LOC136529574 gene encoding uncharacterized protein isoform X2, with the protein MSSSTSVRDDDSPDLVCQIDCVHGMVNALSSVRWKRHQDAVMELSEHGIVLSVEESGCLQAKVFLKRELFVEYDYAGDGRQRFGLSLGLFVDCLNIFSSPGHASAVEIRYPGPDMQLLLKSVGSPDACLYAEIRTRIPDTVSWDYHFEHDGNTPVTFTVKSAVLKETIDDLEWPGSSIQIRIQPDPPTVILKGEGHGDLQIEFPYYANTDLLIAFQCDHEVSYRYKYKFLRATTSNIPSSVMKDNRRTKASIGRGGMLKIQHLVSLARPGCVSRLGVLSNF; encoded by the exons ATGAGCTCCTCGACGTCCGTCCGCGACGACGACTCGCCGGACCTCGTCTGCCAGATCGACTGCGTCCACGGCATGGTCAACGCGCTCTCCTCCGTCCGCTGGAAGCGCCACCAG GACGCGGTGATGGAGCTGTCGGAGCACGGGATCGTGCTATCCGTCGAGGAGAGCGGGTGCCTCCAGGCCAAGGTCTTCCTCAAGCGCGAG CTGTTCGTGGAGTACGACTATGCGGGGGACGGGAGGCAGCGATTCGGCCTCAGCCTGGGTCTCTTCGTCGACTGCCTCAACATCTTCTCCTCGCCAGGCCACGCGTCCGCCGTCGAGATCCGTTACCCTGGCCCCGACATGCAGCTTCTCCTCAA GTCTGTGGGCTCTCCAGATGCATGTCTGTATGCAGAAATCAGAACCAGAATTCCAGATACGGTCTCTTGGGATTACCATTTTGAGCATGATGGGAATACTCCAGTCACTTTTACCGTCAAG TCCGCTGTCCTGAAAGAAACAATCGATGACCTTGAATGGCCAGGTTCCAGCATTCAGATTCGAATTCAACCAGATCCTCCAACAGTTATATTGAAAGGTGAAGGTCATGGCGACTTGCAG ATTGAGTTCCCCTATTATGCAAATACCGACCTTCTAATCGCGTTCCAATGCGATCATGAAGTGTCATACAG GTATAAATACAAGTTTCTTCGAGCAACTACCTCGAACATCCCCAGTAGTGTCATGAAGGATAATCGTAGGACAAAAGCCTCCATTGGGAGGGGAGGGATGCTGAAAATCCAGCACCTGGTTTCACTTGCCAGGCCAG GCTGCGTGTCTCGTCTTGGTGTACTTTCCAACTTTTGA
- the LOC136529574 gene encoding uncharacterized protein isoform X1, with amino-acid sequence MSSSTSVRDDDSPDLVCQIDCVHGMVNALSSVRWKRHQDAVMELSEHGIVLSVEESGCLQAKVFLKRELFVEYDYAGDGRQRFGLSLGLFVDCLNIFSSPGHASAVEIRYPGPDMQLLLKSVGSPDACLYAEIRTRIPDTVSWDYHFEHDGNTPVTFTVKSAVLKETIDDLEWPGSSIQIRIQPDPPTVILKGEGHGDLQIEFPYYANTDLLIAFQCDHEVSYRYKYKFLRATTSNIPSSVMKDNRRTKASIGRGGMLKIQHLVSLARPGMPYFRNIGGGTEQTSRIAHIEFFVNPEDDNDA; translated from the exons ATGAGCTCCTCGACGTCCGTCCGCGACGACGACTCGCCGGACCTCGTCTGCCAGATCGACTGCGTCCACGGCATGGTCAACGCGCTCTCCTCCGTCCGCTGGAAGCGCCACCAG GACGCGGTGATGGAGCTGTCGGAGCACGGGATCGTGCTATCCGTCGAGGAGAGCGGGTGCCTCCAGGCCAAGGTCTTCCTCAAGCGCGAG CTGTTCGTGGAGTACGACTATGCGGGGGACGGGAGGCAGCGATTCGGCCTCAGCCTGGGTCTCTTCGTCGACTGCCTCAACATCTTCTCCTCGCCAGGCCACGCGTCCGCCGTCGAGATCCGTTACCCTGGCCCCGACATGCAGCTTCTCCTCAA GTCTGTGGGCTCTCCAGATGCATGTCTGTATGCAGAAATCAGAACCAGAATTCCAGATACGGTCTCTTGGGATTACCATTTTGAGCATGATGGGAATACTCCAGTCACTTTTACCGTCAAG TCCGCTGTCCTGAAAGAAACAATCGATGACCTTGAATGGCCAGGTTCCAGCATTCAGATTCGAATTCAACCAGATCCTCCAACAGTTATATTGAAAGGTGAAGGTCATGGCGACTTGCAG ATTGAGTTCCCCTATTATGCAAATACCGACCTTCTAATCGCGTTCCAATGCGATCATGAAGTGTCATACAG GTATAAATACAAGTTTCTTCGAGCAACTACCTCGAACATCCCCAGTAGTGTCATGAAGGATAATCGTAGGACAAAAGCCTCCATTGGGAGGGGAGGGATGCTGAAAATCCAGCACCTGGTTTCACTTGCCAGGCCAGGTATGCCATACTTCCGTAATATTGGTGGAGGAACCGAGCAGACAAGCCGAATCGCCCATATAGAATTCTTTGTGAATCCAGAAGATGATAATGATGCCTAG